From a region of the Phragmites australis chromosome 21, lpPhrAust1.1, whole genome shotgun sequence genome:
- the LOC133903788 gene encoding 10 kDa chaperonin 1, chloroplastic-like, with the protein MAPSLLAAASPFLLHGSSRVPLAAAAAAPARRAVLRVAALKYDTSEVAPQSDRVLVRLQQIPEKSAGGVLLPKSAVKFERYLMGEILSVGADVSEVEAGKKVLFSDINAYEVDLGTDEKHCFCRESDLLAVVE; encoded by the exons ATGGCGccctccctcctcgccgccgcctcgcccttCCTCCTCCACGGCAGCAGCCGCgtgccgctcgccgccgccgccgccgcccctgcccGCCGCGCCGTTCTGCGCGTGGCCGCGCTCAAGTACGACACTTCCGAG GTGGCGCCGCAATCCGACCGGGTGCTCGTCCGTCTCCAGCAGATCCCTGAG AAATCTGCTGGAGGTGTATTGCTACCGAAATCTGCTGTTAAGTTTGAGAGATATTTGATGGGGGAG ATATTGTCTGTCGGTGCTGATGTTAGTGAAGTTGAAGCTGGAAAGAAG GTTCTGTTCTCAGACATAAATGCTTACGAG GTGGACCTGGGTACTGACGAGAAGCACTGCTTCTGCCGAGAGTCCGATCTATTAGCCGTTGTCGAATGA
- the LOC133903639 gene encoding E3 ubiquitin-protein ligase Os03g0188200-like, with amino-acid sequence MASTVVPPPPERRVPVVPRQTDDGGGGGARGSAVGSGSVAGISPSILIIAVIVVVMLLASLSIHYFIRHLCRHVAPAGSSVSSGQAPPLPLVVRPAAGASAASVAPADQGGGKAAAAGAEAERLISRLPLFTLASSLAAVPKSSRDCAVCQSAFRDDDELRLLPACRHAFHSRCVDTWLRGNPSCPLCRASIALPHPPLPELLRVELGSVSSRRSNPDGAARAYRLPSGLPNSESEYLVEEELQVVLKPSPRAAAGSSEPPSQHNHHLAAVERGQPSSSVSVTPTASFRSAEQRSSRWSNRWSSQWSNRWSSGRWSSRYDAGTVTAAATVEWWWDMDGGAAPAPRRREAEEGSSSFHGFLRWLTGAY; translated from the coding sequence ATGGCTTCTACCGTCGTCCCGCCGCCACCGGAGCGGAGGGTGCCGGTGGTGCCGCGGCAGACGGACGACGGGGGCGGAGGCGGGGCCAGGGGGAGTGCGGTCGGGAGCGGGAGCGTGGCGGGCATCTCACCGAGCATCCTCATCATCGCCGTCATCGTGGTGGTGATGCTGCTGGCGTCGCTGTCCATCCACTACTTCATCCGCCACCTCTGCCGCCACGTGGCGCCGGCAGGGTCATCCGTTTCGTCCGGGCAggcgccgccgctcccgctcgTGGTGCGCCCCGCGGCAGGGGCGTCTGCGGCATCCGTGGCGCCCGCCGACCAGGGAGGAGGGAAGGCGGCTGCGGCGGGGGCGGAGGCCGAGCGGCTCATCTCTCGGCTGCCGCTGTTCACGCTGGCGTCGTCGCTGGCCGCGGTGCCCAAGTCGTCGAGGGACTGCGCCGTGTGCCAGAGCGCGTtccgcgacgacgacgagctcCGCCTCCTGCCCGCCTGCCGGCACGCCTTCCACTCCCGCTGCGTCGACACGTGGCTGCGTGGCAACCCCTCCTGCCCGCTCTGCCGCGCCTCCATCGCGCTGCCCCACCCGCCcctccccgagctcctccgcgtCGAGCTCGGCAGCGTCAGCAGCCGCCGCTCCAACCCCGACGGCGCCGCCCGCGCGTACCGGCTGCCCAGCGGCCTCCCCAACTCGGAGTCGGAGTACCTCGTCGAGGAGGAGCTCCAGGTCGTGCTCAAGCCGAGCCCGAGGGCCGCCGCCGGGTCCAGCGAGCCGCCGAGCCAACACAACCACCACCTAGCTGCGGTGGAGCGCGGGCAGCCGTCGTCGTCCGTGAGCGTCACACCGACGGCGTCTTTCAGGTCGGCGGAGCAACGGAGCAGCCGGTGGAGCAACCGCTGGAGCAGCCAGTGGAGCAACCGGTGGAGCAGCGGGCGCTGGAGCAGCCGGTACGACGCCGGGACGGTGACGGCTGCGGCCACGGTGGAGTGGTGGTGGGACATGGACGGCGGCGCGGCCccagcgccgcggcggcgggaggcAGAGGAGGGCAGCTCGTCCTTCCACGGGTTCCTGCGGTGGCTCACGGGGGCATACTAG